The window ACCAATTGGAAAAAATCATGAGGGAATCTTATACCATGATTTTGACAAGTACCCTCACATGCTAATTGGAGGTGTCACAAGATTTGGAAAAACAGTTTTTATGAAGAACATTTTTAACACACTTTTGATAAATCAACCTGCAAACAGTAAATTTTACTTTCTCGATCTTAAAGGTGGTCTTGAGTTCTCAAAATATCTCGGCTTACCTCAAGTCAAAGGTGTAGCTTCAGATGTATATGAAGCAGTTTCGCTACTGGATGAAATAATTTATCTGGTAAAAGAGCGAGAAAAATTATTTAAACAAAATGGTTGGACTAATGTTGTGGACTCTCCAATAAAGGAAAGAATCTTTGTCATAGTTGATGAAGGAGCAGAATTATCCCCTAAAATTGTTCAAGGGGAAAAGAAAAAATATGCTGAAGCATGTCAGTCAGCGCTCTCAGAAATTGCAAGGATCGCTGGTGGGCTTGGTGTTAGATTAGTGTATGGAACGCAATATCCGACAAAAGAGGCTGTTCCGATGCAAATAAAAATGAACATTGTCGCTCGTGTTTCGTTTGTTTGTGCAGCTCAAATAGCAAGTAGAGTATTACTTGATGAGATTGGCGCAGAGAGTTTACCTGCTATACCTGGCAGAGCAATCTATAAAATTGAGAAAAATAGAATTGTGCAAGCGCCATATATCGATGACAAGATGATGTTTAAAATGATGGAGGAGGCGAAAGTTGATGATATCCAAACAGGAACGAATCGAGAAGTTATTGACCACAATTGACTTGTTGGGAGTGGCTACGATTAAACAGTTGATGCAGATACATGACTTAAAAAGCTATCGTAACGCAGCAAGGATTATTAGTGATACATTGTCACCATTTTTAAATCAAACCTACTACAATAAGCAAAAAATATTTTACTTAAATAAAGATGGAAGAGAGTTAATTGGATCAAATAAGGAGATAAAGAAGTCCCCAATTATAGAGCACACTTTACTGAGGAATGAAGTGTATTTGTATTGTCAATGTCCTCGTGATTGGCGAGTGGAATGTAGGTTGGAGAGTAAGCAAAAAAACCTTAATCTGAAAGCAATTCAAGTCAGTGGATTGAAACCAGCGAATAGTTTAAAAGTAGTCGCAGACGCTGTATACGCAAAGAATGGCTATGTCTATTTCATTGAGGTAGACAATATGCAAACGATGCTGGAGAATCAAAAGAAGGTGGAAAAGTATGCTGAAATAATACCGAAAATTCGAGATCAGTTTAACAATGCTTGTCCGATATTGTGTGTTTATACAACAACAGATACACGAAAAAAGAAGTTTGCGGAGATGCTGCAGAAGAAAGGAATTAGGCATGAGGTTAGAACTTTTGGGGAGATAAACTAGAAGTTTTGGAAAGTCTTTAATCAGGCTTTCCTTTTTTATTTATCAATTGATAAAACATTGATTATGTCGTAGTCTTAATATAAAATAGGATTCCCAAAAAAAGGAGAAGCTATGAATAAAACTAAAGTCGCAGCTTATTGTCGTGTTAGCACAAATTCCGATGATCAGAAAAATAGTTTTGAAAATCAGAAGAAGTTTTTTGAAAACATGAAAGATGATAAAAAGTATGAGATAGTAAATATCTATGCTGACGAAGGGATCAGTGGGGTAAGCTTAAAAAAGAGAGAGCAATTTTTGCAGATGATTTTCGATGCAGGGATAGATTTTGAAAAAAGAAAGAACAATTACGAGTTCGATGCAGATAACAAGCGAGACTCCAAATTTAGAAAAATATTAATAAAAGACATTTCTAGATTTTCAAGGAATATGGACATCATTCCACTTTACCGCAGCTTAGTAAAAAAAGGTGTATCCTTAGTTCTTGTTAATCAGGGCCTTGAACTTTCAAAAGAATCGGATGAATTTTATTTGAACTTATTACTAAATTTTGCTCAACAGGAAAGTCTAGATCGAGGAGAAAAAGTTCGGTTCGGTCTAAAGGAGAGTGCTAAAAAGGGTAGAATTAAGTTTTCTCGGGACTTATTTGGCTTTAAGTACATTGCCGAAACGCAAAAAGTGGAAATTGTTGAAGAAGAAGCAAAAATTGTAAGATACATTTTTGACCTCTATGTAAACAAAGAGTTGGGAGTTAGGAGAATAACACAACTGCTCAAAAAACAAGGACACAAAACACGAGCAGGTAAGTTTTTTGGGAATTCTACAGTCACAAGGATGATTTCGAATCAAAAATATTGTGGTGACATGGTGTATTTTAGATATGACACCGGCACAGTTTTAAATAAAAATGCAACGTATAAATATCGACCGGAAGAAGAATGGATTGTCCATGAAAATTTAATCCCTTCCATCATCCCAAGAGAAATGTTTTATAAGGCTCAAGAGTTAAGAAAAAGCAGAGGGAGTAAGACTGGGAAATTTAGAGGGGTAAAACACGCTAATACAACTTACTCAAATATAATTATTTGTGGTAATTGTGGAGCATTTTACGGAAGAAATAGTGCAAATGGTGCCTATTTTTTGAACTGTATGACTAAAAAGCGTTTTGGAATCACGGAATGCGACTATCCAAACATAAAAGAAGAAGAAATCGATAATTTGATTGACAGAATTTGCAAAAGCTTAATGTACAAATTTTTTCTTTACCAAAAAAATGAAAGCCTTGAATTATTGACCAATCTTAAATTAGATTTACTTAAAAAAGCTGAAGAGGAAACACCACCTGAGTATTTTCAAAATAAAAAATCCATTCAAAAATTAAGCAATAAAAAAGAAAAACTATTGAGTTTGTACTTAGAGGACACAATCAATAAGGGGACGCTTGATAAAAAACTAAAGGAAATAAATGAAGAAATAGAAATTATCGAAAATGCACAATTTAAGTTGTCAATGCCTGCTGAAGAAATCAAAGCTCATACATTAAACATCGATAAAAGAATAAAAGAATTACAAAACATTCAAATTAAAAAAGTTTTTGAAAAGAAAGAAATAGTTGATTTAATCGACAAGATTGAAATTTCACACGTATACAGAAACGCTGATCTAAAAGTTGTTTTCAAATTTGAGCAGACGGTGAATAAAGCTATCACTCTTCTAGACAGTTCTAGAGAAAATGAGGAAATAAAGAAGATTACTCCCCCAGCAATTTATTATACTATTAAATTACCAAATAATATTAAACCTAGAATCCCAGAAAATGCTTATGTTTTGAGAGATGGCGTATCCCAAGAAGAGGTTGATGCAATAATAAAAAAAGATCAGGAAGAAAGAGATGAAAAATATAAGAGACTTGTGAAGGAATAACATTGACTTTGTAGCCAATAACGTCAGAGGTTGGTTTCCCGATTATTGTCACACTTTATTTGCTTCACCGAATCGAAAAGAAGCTAGAAGATGTGATTACATCCATCCAAACCTTACCGGATAAATTAAATGGGTGAAAAATTCAATCCAGATGACTGAAAGTAAATAAGAGCACAGAAAAATTGCTTATAGAAAAGGCATGGCCAAAAACCTTGAAATAGAGGATTTTGGCTTTTTTTGTATACATATGAAAACACCAAATGTAAAGAATGTAGGTAGAATCATCGACTTTGTTCTTTTCTTCCTTTTCGAAAGGGGAGGAAGAGGGAAAAAATCTCGTATTTAGTTTTGCCCATTGTGATTCATTCTTTAAGGAATATACGTTCTCATGGTAAAATAGGAAACAAGAGAAACAAGAGAAACATGAGAAAAGGGGAGGATTAAATGAAAATTATTCATACAGCGGATTGGCATTTAGGAAAGCTCGTTCATGGACTTTATATGACGGAGGAGCAGCGGGAGGTATTGAAGCAGTTTGTCGAATTGGTTCAAGAAGAAAAGCCTGATGCAGTAGTGATTGCTGGTGATTTGTATGATCGAAGCGTACCGCCAACTGCAGCAGTCGAGCTATTAGATGAAGTATTATTTAAAATCAATGTGGAGCTAAAAACCCCCGTCGTAGCGATTTCAGGCAATCATGATTCCGCTGAACGTCTTCACTTCGGCTCGTCCTGGTACAAGCATAACCAATTTTATTTACAAGGAAAACTGGACGAATCTTTTACACCATTTCACATTAAGGGAGTAAATTTTTATGGGGTTCCCTATGCTGAACCTGGTACAGTGAAGCAAATACTTCAAGATGATAGTATTTCATCACATCATGATGCAATGAAAGCGATTGTTGGAAAAATAGAAGAGTCATTAAATCCAAATGAAACCAATGTCTTCGTGGGCCATGCGTTTGTTCTGGGCGGAAAAGAAACAGAATCAGAACGAACTCTTTCGGTTGGGGGAACAGGGTGTGTAGGTGCTGAATTATTTGCTCCGTTTACTTATACAGCACTCGGACATCTTCATAGTCCAGATGCTATTCAGCATCAAACCGTCCGTTATTCAGGTTCACTGCTTAAATATTCTTTTTCAGAAGCACAGCAACGGAAAAGTGTTTCAATTATCGAATTCGATGACAAGGGCTCGTTTACGAGAGAAGAAAGAAGCCTACAGCCAAAAAGAGACATGCGAGAAATTGAAGGTCATTTAGAAGAACTCCTATCCCCATCATTCTTTCAATCTCAGAAAGTGGATGATTTTTTAAAGGTCACTTTGCTCGATCAAGGGTCTCTCTTTGATCCCATAAATAAATTACGGCAGGTCTATCCGAATGTTCTTCATTTGGAACGGAAAATTGAACATATTAACGCCAAACAAAAAAAAGTATATTCGGCATCGTTTGATCGGAAAAAATCGGATTTAGATTTATTTCAGCAATTCTATGAAGAAATGACGACCGAAAGGTTTACTGATAAAAAGAAACAAACGATGACAAATATTATCCAACAAGCGAAAAGAGAGGTGGAAAGCAGATGAAACCCCTTCAACTTACCATGCAAGCATTTGGCCCGTACGCTGGCGTAGAAAAAATCGACTTTACTGCTTTGGAGAGCCGAACAATGTTTGTGATTTCAGGAAAGACTGGTTCAGGAAAAACGACCATTTTTGACGGGATTTCGTTTGCTATTTACGGAAAAGCGAGTGGAGAAGATCGAATTGGTACAGAGTTACGGAGCCAATTTGCAAAAGAGGATATCTCAACCGAAGTGCAATTAGTGTTTAGCCTGCGCGGGAAAAAGTATGAGATTCACCGCTCTCCACAACAAGAGAAAAAGAAAGAACGCGGTGAAGGCTATCGAATGGTGAACGCGAAAGCCGAACTTTATCAGTTTCACGAAAATGGTGAAAAGGAGTTGCTTGCTGCGTCAGTGCGGGATACAGATGAAAAAATCAGTGAAATCATTCAACTTGATGCGAACCAGTTTAGACAAATTCTCATGATTCCGCAAGGTGATTTTCGAAAACTATTAACGTCTGATAGTAAGGAGAAAGAACTGATTCTGCAGCGCTTATTTCATACAGAGTTTTATAAGGAAATTCAAGAAAAACTTAAGCTACAAGCAAGTGAACTGAAGCAGCAAGTGGAACATTCCATTCAAGAGCGGACTCGTTTATTGAAAAACATCATCGTTTCTCATGTGAAGGAACTAGAAGAAAGCTTGCAGGCGGAACATCTTAATGATCGGGAAATTCTATCTTTATTGGAAAATGAACTAAAAAAGATGGAGCTTCAATATAGTCAAACGGAAACAGAGAACAAGCTTATGAAACAAAATCGGGATCATCTTCAACAGAAAATCGTAGAAGCAAGAAATACCAATCAACAATTTGATCAACGAGAAAGACTCCAAACACGCCTTCTTGAACTTGAAGCAATGAACGAAATTTTCTTAGGAAAAGAAGAAGAAAGAAAACTTGCAACGAAAGCGGCAGTGATACAAAAGCAAGATGAATTGTGTTTACGAATGAAAAATGATTTGAATGTGATTGAAAAGAGAGTGCTAGAGCTTCAAGAAGAAGAGAAAAGAAGTCAAGACTTTCAGCTCAAAGCGGAAACTAGGTATCAAGAACAGGTGAATAAAGAAAGTAATCGCGAAAAAGCCAGGGAAGAGGTTCATTATTTAAAAAGCTTAGGGGATGATGTCGCTCAATATGCCTTGCAAGCAGCGAGGACAGACCAACTTGAAAAAAAGATCAATCAATTCACCTTGCTTCAAGAAGAAAAGGATCAATACATACAAGAAATCTCGCAAAAACTTCAAGTGAAGGAAAACGTTCTTCAAAACGAAGGAGATTTAAAGCTTGCCGTAATTGAGCTTGAAAGAAAAGGAGAGAAACAGGATCAATATAGAAAACGACTAACCCAGTATTCTCAATTGCAGGGAGAATCCCAAGTACTTAAGAGCCAGATTCAAAAGTATTCAGCGGATTTAAAGCGGCAGAAAGGGATATTGGCGGATCATAAAGGAACGTTGGAATTTCTAGAGAATCAGTGGAAACAAGCGCAAGCCAGTTTTCTTGCAAAAGGGTTAGGAGAGAATGAGTCATGTCCAGTTTGTGGTTCGACAGATCATCCACATCCGAATATCGATGAAACAGAGCTTCCAAGTGAGGAAGAATTAACGGAGGCTAAGAGGACCATTGCTTCTCAAGAGGCAGAAACGTCCAATGTAGAACGGAAATGGATTACTCTTCAATCCAATTCAACGGCTCTTGAAACACGAATGGAGGAAGTAGAACGAGACATACGAGACCAAACCGCTTCTTTTTTACCAGAGTTTACAAAGGAATTGATTAATCAAGCAAATGAAGAAATGAACAACCTCAAGGTTTCGCAGATGAAGGTGAAACAGGAGATTCAGCAGTTTGAGCAACAAAAAAAAGAAGTTCAGCAATTAAAGGAAGCTGTAACGAAAGAAGAGGAAAAGCGGGAGGAACTGCGAAAGCAATTCGAAGACCTGAAAACCCAGTATTTAACGCAAAAGGCTTCGTTTGACCAATTAGAGAAAAAAGTTCCTGAGAACCTTCGAAATCTAGAGGCATTTCAAGCTACTTTTCGAAAAGCAACGGCAAATCAAGATCGTTTGTTAAAGGAATTTGAAGATGCGAAAGAAAAACGGCAACAGATTACGCAGTCGCTTTCTATTTTGAAAGCGAGACTGTCTGATGCTCGGTCTAACCAAGAAGGAAAATTTGCGGAATTGACTCAAGAGCGAGATGTATTTAAGGAAATGCTAGAGAGAGAAGGGTTTCAAGGATATAAAGCGTATGCTTCTGCCAAAAGAACCGACGAGCAAGTAAATCAAATCGAAGTTGAAATTCGTGAATTCCGCGAAGAAAAGCGCTCGGTTCGAGATCAAGTTGAAGTCTTAAATGTTACATTAAATGGCAAAGTCCGGTCTAAGATTGATGAGCTGATAGAACAATTTTCACTAATGGAAGAAAAGCTGAAGACATTGGCCCAGGATATGATGAACATGAAGCAAATGCTGTTACAAAATAAAAGCATTAAATCGTCTGTATTAGAAATGAATAAAAGTTTGAAAGAGCTAGAAGAGACGTACCAAGTGATTGGACACTTAGCAGAAATTTCTCGCGGTCAAAACACACATCGGATCACGTTTGAGCGCTATGTGTTGGCCTCTTTCTTAGACGAAATTCTCCAAGTAGCAAATGGACGATTAACAAAAATGACGTCAGGAAGGTATCAGCTTTTGCGAAAAACAGATCGTGCTAGAGGCAATGTTCAAAGTGGATTAGAGCTATTAGTGTTTGACCAATATACTGGACAAGAGCGACATGTAAAAACATTGTCTGGTGGTGAAAGTTTTAAAGCATCGCTTGCGCTTGCACTCGGTTTAGCAGATGTGGTACAGCAGCATGCGGGTGGTGTTTCACTTGAAACAATATTCATCGATGAGGGATTTGGTACGTTAGATCCGGAATCATTGGATCAGGCGATCGAAGCGTTAATGGATATTCAAAGCAGTGGTCGGTTAGTCGGTATAATTTCACACGTACCAGAGCTGAAAGAACGAATTGATGCCAGATTAGAAGTTGAGACAACACAAGTTGGAAGCACGACCAGATTTGAATTTTTGAATTAATTAACAATAGAGAAGGCTGTTTTAGCAAAGTTAGTTACCAATTGGGATTTTTCTTACAATTCACATAAAGTAATAAGGAGAATAAATGAAACTGTTGTGAAAAAAATTTCCGCGAGTTTGGGGATAGCTTGAATATGAATAGGTTCTAGTATGAAGTGATTAATCGAAATACATCTGAAAAATAGTTGGGGGAGGTAACAGAAATGAATACTTTAATTTTTTTTAGTTTGATCCCGATTATAGCAGTAGCATCGTTCTCATGGAGTTGGCACCGGTTACTAGATTTTAATTCGTATCGGAAGCCACATATCGAAGGTACGATCCTCAGTTTTATTATTTTTACTTTGGGTTGCATTTGGTATCTCTTTGTTCAAGAGGATAAGGCAGCAGGAATCGCAGGAATTATGTATTACTTCATTGCCTTTTTAGTGATTTTATTTGTGAATGGTTCTATTTTAAAGTCGATATTTGACAAAAAAGTAAAGAAAGATCAACGTCTATGAAGAAGATAGCGATCGATGCAGGTGGGACGCTTGCGAAAATAACGTATAAGGAAAATGAACATTTCTATTACAAATCATTTCCAGTTGCGGAGTCTGAACAATGGTTGTCTTGGCTCAATGTGATAGCTAGAGATGCTACTTATATTTTGACGGGTGGAAATGCAAAAAAATTCGCCCGTAAATTAAATCATGTCCATTTCGTACCTGAATTTGCAGCGATGGCAGAAGGTGCACGTCTGCTATTAGCTGAGAAAGAAGAAAGAAAACCTCCATTTATATTGGTAAGCATTGGGACTGGGACCTCTGTATTCTTTGTCGATCATGATGATCAAAAACGGGTTTCGGGTACCGGAATCGGGGGAGGAACTTTGATGGGGTTAGGGAGAGTATTGACTGGAGGTTCTTCTTTTGAAGAGATAGTAAACTTAGCATCAAGTGGAGAACGTAAAAACAGCGATCTTGTTGTTGCAGACTTGTATGCTCCAGAAATTCCTCCTATCTCTGGTGATTTAACCGCCAGCAATTTTGAAAAAGCCTCCTCTTACCCGATGTCAATTGAAGATCTTGCCGCAGCTCTCGTAAATATGATTGGTGAAACAATCGTTTTATTAGCTAATGGAGTAGCGAGGGAATTCAATCAATCGACGATAGTATTTGTGGGATCAACGCTAACACAAAATCAAGCTTTGAAAGAAGTTCTTTCAAGATTTGAAACCATGCTAAACTACCAAGCTGTCTTTTTAGATAAAGGGGAGTTCGCTGGGGCAAGAGGAGCATTGTCACTAGGGAATTAATAATTTCACATTTTGTTCATTGAGTTTGATATGAGGTTAAGATAGTATATAAGGAATGAAACCAGAGACCAAGTTGTCTTTTGGAGGAGGTAAGGGATTTGATAAGTACATTTAAGAAAATTAGTATTATCACTATAGCATGTTTGTTTTTTTTAGCAGGCTGCAGCAATGGTGATTTTCATCCAGACATGAAAAAGACAATAAATGATTTTTCTGTTACCGATCAAAACGGTGAAGCATTTAAAAGGGAAGATTTGAACGGGAAGGTAACACTTTCGGACTTTATCTTTACGAATTGCACAACGGTTTGCCCGCCGATGACGTTTAATATGGCCAAAATTCAAGACATGTTAGTGAAAGACGACGTCACTAATTTTCAGATTGCTTCCTTTAGTGTGGATCCCGCTGTGGATTCTCCTGACATTTTGAAAGAGTATATTTCGAAGTATGATGCGAACGAGGACAGCTGGCGTCTTCTAACTGGATATGACCAAGCATGGGTATCTCAGCTAGCGTTAGAATCATTTCAAACAATCGTCCAAGATGATCCGGAATCTGATCAAGTCATACATGCCACTCGATTTTATCTAATTGACCAAAACGGAACGATCGTGAAAAGCTACCGTGGCGATGATGAAGTAGAATTTGATTTAATTGTTTCTGATGTAAAGCAATTAATTAAATCTGGACCTGTGGATGTCGATTAATTATAAGTGATATAATTTGTTCATGAAGGCTAGGTTCGTATCCAATGTTGCTATTTAGTCTAATTTTAAATGAAATTCTCCATTTTACTAGTGATTGACATCAAAAATAGACTGGAAAATGACCCGGAAATAATGCTATATCATCGTTTATATTCTGGTTCAAAACATAACAACCTTTGCGAAGATGGCCTTCTTGAAAAAACACCATTGCTGGTGTTTTTTCTTTTTATCATTTAGAAAGATAGTTATATATGTATACTAGCCCCAGGCATCTCCACGTTTCTATCTAATGATTCTCAAATTGATTAATTAGGTCCTATCATACTTTTTCACCATCTCATAAAGCAGAGCGGTAGAGGTCAGCACAACAAGAAAAACAGGGACAGAGTACCATAAAACATAGCCGTGCTGATAGTGAATCGCTCCTACTGATGTTGATAATTTCTCCATTAATAGTCCAGTCATGGTCCATCCCAAAATATATAGTACGATTGATGTACGAGAATGGAGAAATTTTTCATATAAATAAATAAAAAAATAGCTAAACGGTGCGAAAGCGAAATAAGAGAGTAGGTCGGTTAGCTCATACGAATTAACGTCATTAACTTTGTAAAAATCTATCAGACCTCCGCCAATGGTAAAGTCAAATATCGTGGAAATCGCAAACCCCCAGACAAGAAATAAAAGTGTTGTCGCCTTTGGCAACACGGACGGAACGATAACATAAGCAGTGAATCCTATGAATAGAAGTAGCATCACATATATTTCATTTAAATTGAAATTCTCCCATAATATCATACTGATTTCACCTCTCCTTGACGAGCAGGGTGGATGAGACGATAACTTCCATTTGCGATGAAAAGGAGACTGACAAAATAAAGGCAATCATAAAGATAGGTCCAATTTTCATAGGTAACAAGATGCATGTGAACAACGAGTCCGCTTGTCACAACTAAAAAGAAAATGAATCCTCCGGCCACTATGAATTTTAATAGCGTTCGATTGAAGCCCTTCATTAAATTGATTGAAATCAGAATGATTAAAGGCAATAAGAGAATTCGGTGAAAAAGAAGGGCCACAAAAACAATGGGTTCTTTCGTGCTTTTAATCCACTTAAATTCCTCTCCTATAATCCATGAAAAATTAATATTCACTATTAGAACGACTAAATAGATAAAGGTGTATTCTAGAAAAGAAAGCTTGTTTTTCATTAAAAAAAGTATGGCGAAGGCTATCCAAGTCAAAAAGAAGAAAGTGGCAAAGGCCATAGTATCACTCCTAGAGTTTTCCTACTAATTACTATGTTCATCTGAATAAGAATTATTCTTTAATAAAAGTTCGTATTTTTACATTGAGGGTATTTCAGCAAATTTTCGATTGATTCCTCCATTTCCCTGCTGACTATCAGCAAAAACAGACGAAAAGATGCCTATAGACTATTCTTATTAGCAGAATAAATATTCCTGAGAAAAGCAACAATCTTTGCAGAAACAGTTTTTATATAAGAATTGAATAGATTTTTGGGAGTTAGATAAGTGTTTAGGTCTAGGTACCTATGCTTTGCTACCGAAAAGTGAAAAAATTAAAGGAGTTTTCACGAAAAAATTATTGAGAAAAAAGGAAAATGGTAAGAAAGAGCGAATTGATAATTATGAGGTAGAGGTATTAGGAATATCCTTCAAAAGGTGAGGGGAGAGATCCCAGTTTATTCTTGGTAAATCGAAAGGGAGGGATTGGATGAGTTTTCTCGTAGGCTTACTTGTGTCGACCGTTATCTTTTTTGCCATGAAGAGCTGTTTAGAATTTTGGCGAAACATATTATTGGTTCGGAGATATGTTCCTGGTAATTACATTCGCTCTCAATCGGTTATTGGATTAGGAAATGATCTTCAGCAGGTGAAAGGCTCCGTGCTAATAACGTATTTATCATTAGTGATTGCGGGAGTTTCATTTATCCTATTTCAAATATTCTTCCGGTTATAATTTATAAGGAAACAAATATTTATTCTTCAAGTCCTTTTATAGGACTTTTTTTAAGCGGAAATATTCTATTGATTGAGTCAATTTCATCAGGTCATTAACTATCCAAAGCATGCCAACATATAGTTGAAGACGGTTTAATTCAACTACATGTTGGATCCTACTGGCGATATATAGGCTTTATGAAATTGAGTAGAAGAGTCGATCTTATTGTTATTTGATCTTAAATTTAGTTTTTTTCGCAAAGTTTGTTGCTTTTCGTATCCGTTAATCATTTATGATATAGTTTTGTTCCGGGCATCATTTCGTCTGTTTTTGATGGAATCAACTGTGAAATGGAGGATGCAGTCAAAAATCTGCTGAAATAGCCCCAATGTATAAAAGAAGAGCATTAATTTATGAACGAATGGGTGTTAAAGAAGAAAGTAAGTCTTTTTTAGGTATATACCTTAGTACCAAATGAAGTAATATTTGGTGAATAGAATATTATGATTGATTTCAATCACTTATATTATGAGGAGGTAGGAAAATGCGAGATATTTTTCAAGAAAGTGTCATCATTCATCTAGACCCAGATGTAGTTTGGAGTTATTTTATTGATATGGAAAAAAATGCTCCTGAATGGATGGCTGGTATTTCTTCGATTGAAAAAACAACAAGTGGACCTATTCAAGAAGGTACCATTTTTACCTTTCATACCAGGGGCAAGGATCATGTAACCAAAGTGACCGAATATGTGCAAAATAATAAGGTGACCTTGACTTCGAAGCAAGGAAATTTCCAAGCCGACTATACATATCATTTTTCTGCAGAAAATCGGAATACAGTCGTTACCTTGCATGTGAAGTGCAAGGCAAAGGGAATGTCAAAACTCTTAACACCAATTATCTCTGCTGCAATCAAAAAAACGGATGGACGGCAGCTAGAACAGTTACAATCAGCCTTAGCAAAAAGAGTAAATGAAACTAAGGGTGGCCACCCATTGTAGTGGGGTCACTCTAGGTTTTTACATATCTAGAATAAACAGAGTAGATTTTCAAAGAGAATCGTTAAGGTTAGAGGAAATAATTTAATTCTATTGCTCCT of the Bacillus sp. 2205SS5-2 genome contains:
- the coaW gene encoding type II pantothenate kinase — its product is MKKIAIDAGGTLAKITYKENEHFYYKSFPVAESEQWLSWLNVIARDATYILTGGNAKKFARKLNHVHFVPEFAAMAEGARLLLAEKEERKPPFILVSIGTGTSVFFVDHDDQKRVSGTGIGGGTLMGLGRVLTGGSSFEEIVNLASSGERKNSDLVVADLYAPEIPPISGDLTASNFEKASSYPMSIEDLAAALVNMIGETIVLLANGVAREFNQSTIVFVGSTLTQNQALKEVLSRFETMLNYQAVFLDKGEFAGARGALSLGN
- a CDS encoding SCO family protein, producing MISTFKKISIITIACLFFLAGCSNGDFHPDMKKTINDFSVTDQNGEAFKREDLNGKVTLSDFIFTNCTTVCPPMTFNMAKIQDMLVKDDVTNFQIASFSVDPAVDSPDILKEYISKYDANEDSWRLLTGYDQAWVSQLALESFQTIVQDDPESDQVIHATRFYLIDQNGTIVKSYRGDDEVEFDLIVSDVKQLIKSGPVDVD
- a CDS encoding SRPBCC family protein, which translates into the protein MRDIFQESVIIHLDPDVVWSYFIDMEKNAPEWMAGISSIEKTTSGPIQEGTIFTFHTRGKDHVTKVTEYVQNNKVTLTSKQGNFQADYTYHFSAENRNTVVTLHVKCKAKGMSKLLTPIISAAIKKTDGRQLEQLQSALAKRVNETKGGHPL